CAGGGATAACGGTCAGGAACCAGGTGGTGGACAGAACGGACAGCATGCTATAGCAGATGTATTTTTTGCCCACGGCTACGAAGCCCCAGATCAGGATCGGCAGATTGATGGCGAAATAATACAGCGAAATATACTTAGGATGGGTTAAATACCCGATGATCGAAGCTGTCCCCGCTACACCGCCGCTGAGCAGCTGGTGCGGAATCAGGAACAGGCGGAGCCCGGCTGCGACCAGGAAGGCTGAAAATATAATAATAGCAACCTCTTTTACCTGTCTGGCTATCGTTCCTGATACAAGCGGTACTACGAAATTACGAACCTGCATGACTGTGATCCCCTTCTTTGTTAGTTATCTTTTAAATGGCAAAATTAATTTTATCATACCGATGATATTTTTTTATATAGGGCTGCACTATGATTTCTTTCACACCTTCTGAAATCTCCGCTAGTATCCCCATTTCTTCTTGTCTAAAGTCGCCCCTTTCCGCATATCCATGGATAACAGCTTGTTTGTGTGCAGGGAATGTGTACGATCCATAGATTTGAACGAAGGAGATGAGATTTTTGGACAAGTATGTAAGCTGGATGTCCGGCCTGCGGCTGCTGTCCGGCAGTGTGGAGATTGCGGCGGCCATAATTATGCTGAAGCTGAATCAGGTGGATAAGGCGCTGGCTGTCAATTCGGGATTGGCGCTCGTCGGCCCTACAATCCTCATTCTGACCACGGCTGTCGGCCTTACAGGGATGGCAGAGCAACTGTCCTGGGGGAAGCTGGGCTGGATTGGCTGCGGGGTGGCTATTCTCTTATTCGGGATTCTGAAGAAATGATA
The window above is part of the Paenibacillus sp. FSL H8-0048 genome. Proteins encoded here:
- a CDS encoding YqhV family protein translates to MRFLDKYVSWMSGLRLLSGSVEIAAAIIMLKLNQVDKALAVNSGLALVGPTILILTTAVGLTGMAEQLSWGKLGWIGCGVAILLFGILKK